Genomic segment of Nothobranchius furzeri strain GRZ-AD chromosome 12, NfurGRZ-RIMD1, whole genome shotgun sequence:
ctatctatctatctatctatctatctatctatctatctatctatctatctatcatctatctatctatctatctatctatctatctatctatctatctatctatctatctatctatctatctatctatctgtctatctgtctatctatctatctatctgatttgcaacagttaaaacctacctacttggttactccacatacgtatttcatgagcatgttttaactcagaagtaccccgaaggacttagttgttcgtccttttatccaaacttattttgagcctgagagggttaaacatgtGACTGAAATCTGTTGAATGTCAGAAAACAAACCAGCACTGACCTTTCAGAGCAGAGTGTACATTTTAGAAGTGAATTAGGAGACATGCCTCAGAGCAAAAAGAAATGAGTTGACTTGGTCTTTCTACTTTTTTGAATGTGTAATCTGAAGTCACTCTCATTTTAACCGACCCCAAACAATTTCCTGGAAGAACCCACCAACCATATTTTAAGCAGTGCAAAAAAAAATCCCCAAACTTTCCCAAGCTGAGGTTTTCTTCCACTTTAATCAATCCAGTAAGCTTGAAAGTAGCTGAACTGGAGGTCAAAACCTCAAATGTTAGTTGTGTTTATTTGTTACAGAGGAAAACCAAGGATCATTTGATCTGATTTACCCACTTTTCTTCTTGCTGTTGTCTGCCAGCAGCCAAGTGCAGAATGAGTCCAGCCCTTCAGAAACAACACCAAAGTAGTGTTGAACTAAGACTTTAGGGTGCTGATTTCTGGCCTTGTGGAGATGATTAACTGGCTCTATCAGGGACACATCAACAACAGACATTAAATTATTCTAGAAGGATCTCTGGCTGTGGCACGGACATCTCTGTATGTTCTCAAATTAACTTGCTGAACTAATGAGAACAATCCAAGCTGCTTTTGTAATAAATCAGATTAATGAGGTAATGATGGACATTTTCTGATGACATAAAGTtgtttataaaaacaaataaactgcATCAGATCAAATCAGCTGCTGTTCCAGTTTGATGTGATTAACTGGGACATTTGCTCTTCATCTTATGAAATATAAAGCTAATTACATTAAAGGGATATTTTGTTCAAATTGATTTGCAGTTCTTTGtaaaaacagaacaaaacaaaAGAGAACTTTTTAAACTGGCTAAAACATCTTTTATGTTTTTTCATTTGGTTTATTTTCAAAatgagaatccgcacacttcaatctgcgatgaagtagtttattggtcaagctctcggtcagagaccttcatcaggaattgtcAATTCTgttttgtttattccactttttgatccagcaccttttCCCAGACGAGCCGTGACTCCTTCTACTCTATTTGGTTGATTTTCACCAGTAATTTACTTCTTTCTGTGGTTCTGGTAGAACTAAAGTGAAACGGGCCAAACCGTCTTCCTCCGTTCAGGGAGACGCTCTTTTTGATGTGTCACAACACGAACCGTGAATCTCAGTAGGCAGAGGAGGCTAGTCTTACTCAGACAAACACTTCAGGGTTTTCTAAGAACTCCGCGTCTGGTCTCTGCTGAGGATGTGTGGGTCAGAAGGATCGGTGCAGGATGCCACCGACTTTTCATCAGGAACAAACAACAGACATGAAAAGGCTGATCGTTTACATCACAACCAAGACATTTgttagtcgtgtgtgtgtgtgtgtgttctgggtGTCCCTGcagctctaacacacacacacacacacacacacacacacacacacacacacacacacacacacacacacacacacaccattaaagtGAATGTCCCTTTAACTGCAGCTGACTGTGATGCAAATGAAGGACGATTCAGAGCCTCTCCCTCCTTCTGCTTCACAGAAACTCTAAACTGCTCTACAGCTTTTGTCTCTGGCGCCCACCCTGCACTAAAATGTAGAACTAAGACATTTTTACAAACCCTCGTTTCCGTAACGATAGCCTCACCACCTTCAGGACCACCCAGACAGAACCTTCACTGATTGAGTCTAATTTCAGAAGCTCCACCTCTTAAGCTGTTTACTTTTAACCGCATGAAAATGGGTTCAACGTTTGACCATTTGGAACAGTCCTTTTTGGCTTCAGTCTGAAGCGTTGGTACATTTTGCACAGCGGCAGGTGTCAGTGTGACCTTCCAACTTTTTTATAACCTGTCCTGTCCCGTCCTGTCCTGTTCGTCCCGTCCTGTCCTGTTCGTCCTGTCCCGTCCCGTCCCGTcccgtcctgtcctgtcctgcccTGAAACCGTCCCGTCCTGTCCTGTTCGTCCTGTCCTGTTCGTCCCGTCCCGTCCCGTcccgtcctgtcctgtcctgcccTGAAACCGTCCCGTCCCGTCCTGTCCTGTCCGTCCTGTCCCGTCCCGTCCTGTCCTGCCCTGAAACCATCCCGTCCCGTCCTGTCCTGtccgtcctgtcctgtcctgtcccgtCCTTCCCGTCCCGTCCTGTCCTGTTCTGCCCTGAAACCATCCCGTCCCGTCCTGTCCATCCTGAAACCATCCCATCCCGTCCTGTTCTGTCCGTCCTGTCCCGTCCCGTCCCGTCCCGTcccgtcctgtcctgtcctgtcctgtcctgtcctgccc
This window contains:
- the LOC139062254 gene encoding uncharacterized protein; protein product: MQKASVLIFIKVTQDRMGRDRTGQDGTGQTGWTGQDRTGRTGRDGTGWFQDRTGWTGQDGQDRMGRDGFRAGQDRTGRDGTGRTGQDRTNRTGRDGMVSGQDRTGRDRTGRDGQDRTAWFQDRTGRDGRDRTGQDGTDRTGRDGMVSGQDRTGRDGQDRTGQDGQDGQDGTGWFQGRTGQDRTGRDGTGRDGRDRTGQDGQDRTGRDGFRAGQDGTGWFQGRTGQDRTGQDGTGRDGTGQDGQNRTGWDGFRMDRTGRDGFRAEQDRTGREGRDRTGQDGQDRTGRDGFRAGQDGTGQDGQDRTGRDGFRAGQDRTGRDGTGRTGQDEQDRTGRFQGRTGQDGTGRDGTGRTGQDGTNRTGRDRTGGEAIVTETRVCKNVLVLHFSAGWAPETKAVEQFRVSVKQKEGEALNRPSFASQSAAVKGTFTLMSVASCTDPSDPHILSRDQTRSS